One region of Mycobacterium riyadhense genomic DNA includes:
- a CDS encoding carbohydrate ABC transporter permease — translation MISGPATENARPSRRRAWAGRMFVAPNLAAIAVFMIFPLGFSLYMSFHRWDVFTPAKFAGLHNFVNLFTSDPLFLIAMRNTVVFTIGSVAPTVLISLVVAGLLNRKIKGIGIFRTIVFLPLAISTVVMAVVWQFVFNTDNGLLNIMLGWIGIGPIPWLVEPGWAMVSLCLVSVWRSVPFATVVLLAAMQGIPETVYEAAKIDGAGEVRQFVSITVPLIRGAMSFVVVISIIHAFQAFDLIYVLNGSNGGPETATYVFGIMLFQNAFSFLEFGYASALAWVMFAILLALTVLQFRFTRRRSWEASGGLG, via the coding sequence GCGCCGAACCTGGCCGCGATCGCGGTGTTCATGATCTTCCCGCTCGGATTCTCGCTTTACATGAGCTTTCACAGGTGGGACGTGTTCACGCCGGCAAAGTTCGCGGGTCTGCATAACTTCGTAAATCTGTTCACTTCTGATCCGCTGTTTCTGATCGCGATGCGCAACACGGTGGTTTTCACCATAGGAAGCGTGGCGCCAACCGTGCTGATCAGCCTTGTGGTCGCAGGCCTGCTGAACCGGAAAATCAAAGGTATTGGCATCTTTCGGACAATCGTCTTCTTGCCGTTGGCCATCTCAACAGTGGTGATGGCGGTCGTCTGGCAATTCGTCTTCAACACCGACAACGGACTGCTCAACATCATGCTCGGCTGGATCGGGATCGGCCCCATCCCATGGCTGGTCGAACCCGGATGGGCCATGGTCTCGCTCTGTCTGGTCAGCGTGTGGCGCAGTGTGCCGTTCGCCACGGTGGTCTTGCTGGCCGCAATGCAGGGGATTCCGGAAACCGTCTACGAAGCCGCCAAAATCGATGGCGCCGGCGAGGTACGGCAATTCGTGTCCATCACGGTGCCCTTGATTCGCGGGGCAATGTCCTTCGTCGTCGTCATCTCGATCATCCACGCGTTCCAGGCTTTTGATCTCATCTACGTCCTCAACGGTTCCAATGGTGGACCAGAGACCGCAACCTATGTCTTCGGCATCATGCTCTTCCAAAACGCCTTCTCCTTCTTGGAATTCGGTTATGCGTCTGCGCTGGCGTGGGTGATGTTCGCGATCTTGCTCGCGTTGACCGTGCTGCAATTCCGGTTCACTCGGCGGCGATCATGGGAGGCTTCCGGTGGGCTCGGCTGA
- a CDS encoding carbohydrate ABC transporter permease produces the protein MAKYKMRRGILRGIALYVALTAIAWCALFPILWALSGSLKKDGEVSEPKLLPSHPQWSNYGQVFDLMPFWRMFFNTVLYAGCVTVGQVFFCSLAGYAFARLEFRGRDTLFILYLGTLMVPLTVTVIPQFILMRVVGWVDTPWAMIVPGLFGSAFGTYLMRQFFRTLPRDLEEAAILDGCSPWQIYWRILLPHARPAVMVLAVLTWVNVWNDFLWPLLMIQRNSLATLTLGLVRLQGEYVARWPILMATSMLILMPLVLLYAVAQRSFVRGIAVTGMGG, from the coding sequence ATGGCCAAGTACAAGATGCGTCGGGGCATCCTGCGGGGTATAGCCCTCTACGTCGCGCTGACCGCGATCGCGTGGTGCGCATTGTTTCCCATCCTGTGGGCGCTGTCGGGCTCGTTGAAGAAAGACGGCGAGGTGAGCGAGCCGAAGCTGTTACCGTCGCACCCGCAGTGGTCGAACTACGGTCAGGTATTCGACCTGATGCCGTTCTGGCGAATGTTTTTCAACACCGTGCTGTACGCCGGATGCGTTACGGTGGGCCAGGTCTTCTTCTGCTCGCTGGCTGGATATGCCTTCGCGCGACTAGAGTTTCGCGGTCGCGACACCTTGTTCATCCTGTACCTGGGCACCTTGATGGTGCCGCTAACCGTGACGGTCATTCCGCAGTTCATATTGATGCGGGTCGTGGGGTGGGTAGACACGCCCTGGGCGATGATCGTCCCGGGCTTATTCGGCAGCGCGTTCGGCACCTATCTGATGCGGCAATTCTTTCGCACTCTGCCCAGGGATCTCGAGGAAGCCGCGATTCTCGACGGTTGTTCGCCGTGGCAGATCTACTGGCGGATCTTGCTGCCGCATGCGCGGCCCGCGGTCATGGTGCTGGCGGTGCTCACCTGGGTCAACGTGTGGAACGACTTTCTGTGGCCGCTGCTGATGATCCAGCGCAACAGCCTGGCGACGCTGACTCTTGGACTGGTCCGATTGCAGGGCGAATACGTTGCCCGGTGGCCTATATTGATGGCGACCTCGATGCTGATTCTGATGCCGCTGGTACTCCTCTACGCGGTCGCGCAACGCTCCTTTGTCCGTGGTATCGCCGTAACCGGGATGGGCGGGTAA
- a CDS encoding ABC transporter ATP-binding protein: MAAVSFERATLRYAGADRPAVDGLDLVVGDGEFVVLVGPSGCGKTTSLRMLAGLETLDSGRVRIGDRDVTNVEPKDRDVAMVFQNYALYPHMTVAQNMGFALRVAKIPKSEIRDRVLAAAQMLDLQPYLDRKPKDLSGGQRQRVAMGRAIVRRPQVFLMDEPLSNLDAKLRVQTRNQIAALQRQLGTTTVYVTHDQVEAMTMGDRVAVLRDGVLQQCAAPRELYRNPCNVFVAGFIGSPAMNLFTLPVVDSSVSLGDWAIQVPREIANTAAEVVVGVRPEHFELGSRGVEMEVDVVEELGADAYLYGRITGSGKVISTSVVARTDGHHSPERGSRVRLHPHRGQLHFFGVDGRRIDSGSVA; encoded by the coding sequence GTGGCTGCAGTAAGTTTCGAGCGGGCGACCCTACGGTATGCGGGCGCGGATCGACCGGCCGTGGATGGCCTCGACCTTGTTGTCGGTGACGGTGAGTTCGTAGTCCTGGTGGGGCCATCCGGATGCGGTAAGACGACCTCGCTGCGGATGCTGGCCGGACTGGAAACGCTGGACTCCGGGCGTGTCCGAATCGGCGACCGCGATGTCACCAACGTCGAACCCAAGGATCGCGACGTCGCGATGGTCTTTCAGAATTACGCCCTCTACCCGCACATGACGGTGGCGCAGAACATGGGCTTCGCGCTGAGGGTCGCCAAGATCCCGAAATCCGAAATCCGCGACCGGGTGCTGGCCGCGGCGCAAATGCTTGATCTGCAACCCTATCTGGATCGCAAACCCAAAGACCTCTCCGGCGGGCAACGGCAGCGCGTGGCGATGGGGCGCGCAATCGTACGCCGTCCGCAGGTGTTCTTGATGGACGAGCCGCTGTCTAATCTCGACGCCAAACTGCGTGTGCAAACTCGCAACCAAATCGCGGCATTGCAACGGCAACTTGGCACCACCACGGTTTACGTCACCCACGACCAGGTCGAGGCCATGACCATGGGAGACCGTGTCGCGGTGCTGCGCGATGGCGTGTTGCAGCAATGCGCGGCACCGCGCGAGCTTTACCGCAACCCCTGCAACGTGTTCGTCGCCGGATTCATCGGGTCTCCGGCGATGAACCTGTTCACCCTGCCAGTCGTCGATTCCTCAGTGTCGCTGGGGGACTGGGCTATTCAAGTGCCGCGTGAGATCGCCAACACCGCAGCCGAAGTCGTCGTCGGCGTACGCCCCGAACATTTCGAGCTCGGCAGTCGCGGTGTTGAGATGGAGGTCGACGTCGTCGAAGAACTCGGGGCAGACGCCTACCTGTATGGCCGAATCACGGGTTCCGGCAAGGTAATCAGTACATCCGTTGTCGCTCGCACCGATGGCCATCACTCGCCCGAAAGGGGCAGTCGGGTGCGCTTGCACCCACACCGCGGGCAGCTGCACTTTTTCGGCGTTGACGGGCGGCGGATTGACTCAGGGTCCGTCGCCTAG
- a CDS encoding DUF4226 domain-containing protein has product MPAVDIDAMLQRLRASLGAGPPPGWPPRSFGGAVPPATEWTGVASAAARSASDSLDARRQILSNAHASVGPIVQNGGQVSLNARSRLDAIYNQWLADKAALDPVATTPAGKIALLRAGALRIGEAQAVVKGAQAQFASLAGQVETITASLSTARSNKPATGGVQAVDYTEVPEAPRIPPPESPWEYNLDFTSDVEAGSSKYPGVTSAGEVTSIDDVWNELNRCFNCNFPMGGAPKNLPKVGDELPLEIRMAGQKLPANFPVRVTQVARSANDINIEFVTLPGHVDGPGSTIHFRFYEGGGQLHLGIRGYITQGPGSEDIPILSPGLRTGYTGVAMGVWQPYIDRVTRHVAEAKGLMTYGGR; this is encoded by the coding sequence ATGCCTGCCGTAGATATCGACGCGATGCTCCAGCGACTGCGTGCATCACTGGGTGCCGGTCCCCCTCCTGGCTGGCCACCACGGTCATTCGGTGGCGCAGTTCCCCCCGCAACCGAGTGGACCGGTGTTGCTAGCGCAGCCGCTCGCTCAGCCAGCGACAGCCTCGACGCCCGACGGCAAATCCTTTCCAACGCCCACGCATCAGTGGGTCCGATCGTCCAGAATGGCGGACAAGTCTCCCTCAATGCGCGATCACGACTCGACGCGATCTATAACCAATGGCTAGCGGACAAGGCCGCCCTTGACCCGGTGGCCACGACACCCGCCGGCAAGATTGCCCTCCTTCGCGCCGGCGCGTTGCGAATTGGCGAGGCTCAGGCTGTTGTAAAAGGTGCCCAAGCCCAGTTTGCGAGTCTGGCCGGACAAGTTGAGACCATCACTGCCAGCCTCTCTACCGCTAGGTCGAACAAGCCCGCAACGGGCGGCGTACAAGCGGTCGACTACACAGAAGTGCCTGAGGCTCCACGCATCCCACCTCCCGAGTCACCCTGGGAATACAACCTCGACTTCACCAGCGACGTCGAAGCGGGCAGTTCCAAGTATCCCGGCGTAACAAGTGCTGGCGAGGTCACCTCCATCGACGACGTGTGGAACGAACTCAACCGATGCTTCAACTGCAACTTCCCCATGGGAGGGGCACCGAAAAATCTTCCTAAAGTTGGCGATGAACTTCCCCTGGAAATCAGAATGGCTGGTCAAAAACTTCCGGCAAATTTCCCGGTCAGAGTGACTCAAGTAGCACGAAGCGCAAACGACATCAACATTGAATTTGTCACCCTCCCCGGCCACGTCGACGGGCCTGGAAGCACAATCCATTTCAGATTTTACGAAGGCGGTGGACAACTCCATCTCGGCATACGCGGCTACATCACCCAAGGTCCTGGCTCAGAAGATATTCCGATACTTAGTCCGGGCTTACGTACCGGCTACACCGGCGTGGCAATGGGTGTATGGCAACCCTACATCGATCGAGTCACCCGACATGTCGCTGAGGCCAAAGGGCTGATGACCTACGGTGGACGATAA
- a CDS encoding type VII secretion target, with amino-acid sequence MSLRFETGDVAAFAGKHDAVAAQILAAATPDPAMTAAMSSAFGPAGAILTDAVAAFDAALFAAGTDLSKDFHDFANTTRSVVKNLLRTDAASGNRVGASTTTQI; translated from the coding sequence ATGAGCCTGAGGTTCGAGACAGGCGACGTAGCCGCGTTCGCTGGCAAGCATGATGCTGTCGCTGCGCAGATACTGGCCGCGGCCACGCCCGATCCCGCTATGACCGCCGCGATGTCCTCAGCGTTTGGCCCGGCTGGCGCGATACTCACCGATGCGGTCGCTGCGTTCGATGCCGCGCTATTCGCAGCTGGAACCGATCTGTCGAAGGACTTCCACGACTTTGCCAACACGACCCGATCCGTGGTCAAGAATCTTCTTCGAACCGATGCAGCTTCGGGTAACCGGGTCGGCGCATCCACGACAACACAGATCTGA
- a CDS encoding AAA family ATPase, with protein MSTGVARPLDVFTIGLRHLRNRETQQARAAFAHATEGDPTMCDAWLGRMAAGEQTVEVAAGAYNNRGNFGAALRHAQMRVDQLGVQITLTLGTIALRLPLNGDSDLAIAYAVALAESDPPRLAAANEVIERQLRRSTSSAFEVDMLDYVRLGLLGLARRWPDVLSFENSQQWRSDRPDLVKFLNAGMLVWKVWALIGTGNPLEAQRFSESGLESQGLPTDLHAKLRLARGYALRAQGRRDEAMTAFRELKAWIASPEVDAAIADPDTMVDIVTAESLATRTDIWDPESGQTAAALETAERDRSREVVRDEAMTLLGKQIGMESVKNQIRRLEAKVAMDQKRAEMGVGSKKELALSYIFVGPPGTGKTTMARVLAKLFFGLGLIARPAVVEASRPQFVDEYLGKTAQKTNAVLDKALGGLLFIDEAYSLYARGYSDGDAYGEEAINTLLARLENERKAADPNKKLAVVIAGYEADIDRLLSMNEGLAGRFTARIRFESYSPEELVKIADLIAIEEDALYSAPAQDLLLSHLSKLSETQIADTDSGGRPRMVPALDKAGNARFVRTITEKAAEYRDYRLNTSGATPTKEALVTLEPSDVDEAFRESCVTQRIPFE; from the coding sequence ATGTCCACAGGTGTCGCCCGGCCGCTCGATGTGTTCACGATCGGGCTGCGGCACCTGCGTAACCGGGAGACCCAGCAGGCCCGGGCGGCGTTCGCGCACGCGACCGAGGGCGACCCGACGATGTGCGACGCGTGGTTGGGTCGGATGGCCGCCGGAGAGCAAACCGTGGAGGTTGCCGCCGGCGCCTATAACAACCGCGGCAATTTCGGCGCCGCCCTTCGGCACGCCCAGATGCGGGTCGATCAGCTGGGCGTCCAGATCACCCTCACGCTGGGCACCATCGCGCTGCGGCTGCCTCTCAACGGCGATTCCGATCTGGCCATCGCATACGCCGTGGCGTTGGCCGAAAGCGACCCGCCGCGGCTGGCCGCTGCCAACGAGGTCATCGAGCGCCAGCTGCGCCGCTCCACCTCGTCGGCCTTTGAGGTGGACATGCTCGACTACGTGCGCCTGGGCTTGCTCGGCTTGGCGCGGCGCTGGCCCGATGTGCTCAGTTTCGAAAACTCCCAGCAGTGGCGCTCCGACCGGCCCGACCTGGTGAAGTTCCTCAACGCCGGGATGCTGGTCTGGAAGGTCTGGGCGCTGATCGGCACGGGAAATCCGCTAGAGGCACAGCGCTTTTCCGAGAGCGGTCTCGAATCGCAAGGCCTGCCAACCGATCTGCACGCCAAACTCCGGCTGGCGCGCGGATACGCGCTGCGGGCACAAGGCCGACGGGACGAGGCGATGACCGCGTTTCGCGAACTCAAGGCGTGGATTGCCTCACCGGAAGTGGACGCCGCGATCGCCGACCCGGACACGATGGTCGACATCGTGACCGCCGAATCATTGGCGACCCGGACCGACATCTGGGATCCCGAATCCGGCCAAACCGCGGCCGCGCTGGAAACCGCGGAGCGTGATCGCAGCAGAGAAGTGGTGCGCGACGAGGCAATGACTTTGCTGGGCAAGCAAATTGGCATGGAGAGCGTCAAGAACCAGATCCGGCGCCTGGAAGCCAAGGTGGCCATGGACCAAAAGCGCGCCGAGATGGGCGTGGGCAGCAAGAAGGAGCTGGCGCTGTCCTATATCTTCGTCGGCCCACCCGGCACCGGCAAGACGACGATGGCGCGAGTGCTCGCGAAGCTGTTTTTCGGGCTCGGCCTCATAGCGCGCCCGGCCGTGGTTGAGGCGTCGCGGCCCCAGTTCGTCGACGAATATCTGGGCAAGACGGCGCAGAAGACCAACGCTGTGCTCGACAAGGCGCTGGGCGGACTGCTGTTCATCGACGAGGCCTATTCGCTGTATGCCCGCGGCTATTCCGATGGCGACGCCTACGGCGAAGAGGCGATCAACACCTTGTTGGCGCGGCTGGAAAACGAGCGCAAAGCCGCCGACCCCAACAAGAAGCTGGCCGTGGTCATCGCCGGCTATGAGGCGGACATCGACCGGCTGCTGTCGATGAACGAAGGTTTGGCGGGCCGGTTCACCGCCCGGATCAGGTTCGAGTCCTACAGTCCGGAGGAGCTGGTGAAAATCGCCGATCTGATAGCCATCGAAGAGGATGCGCTCTACTCGGCACCGGCCCAGGATCTGCTGCTTTCCCACCTGTCCAAGCTGTCCGAGACCCAAATCGCCGACACCGACTCCGGCGGTCGGCCCCGGATGGTCCCCGCGCTGGACAAGGCCGGCAACGCACGGTTTGTCCGCACCATCACCGAAAAGGCCGCGGAGTACCGCGATTATCGGCTCAATACCTCCGGAGCGACGCCGACCAAAGAGGCGCTGGTTACGCTGGAGCCAAGCGACGTCGACGAAGCTTTCCGTGAATCCTGTGTGACACAACGGATTCCGTTCGAATGA
- the eccB gene encoding type VII secretion protein EccB, whose amino-acid sequence MAELAGPEHRRRRRGFRMTAKYQVSGLRFLYRRMAHALVRRDTRMIDDPQRAQAAPLILGLLLALIMAVGTVVWGLFSPAGLVSNARIVVDRDTGAMYVRIGPRLDPVTNLTSARLILGSPDNPVRASAAEIAKYPHGSLVGIVGAPTDIRDSTDPSSIWTVCDTTMTGAAVPLDPVSGLPTTAMSPVTTTVIGGKLTKTNDITKLSHNQARLVSYDKRTWLIYARPDGEVVRSTVELTNSVIADALGLRASDLILPISQGLFNAIPAEPPLVAPPIAEVGAPPKFALNRPLTVGTILNVRELSGATRYYVALADGVQEVGLVPATMIRAANTQVGTKPVEIGPDELASLPKSHQLEVSYYPAAQVQLVSAAHEPVTCWSWSRVGEEPTARTEVMVGRTLPLTDKQNAALTTLVSAPTSKGMTADRVYMPSGGGRFVQITGAATDSKNRESYFWIADNGVRFGLDTTDSKSGDTTLSALNLRHPVPAPWVVVSLFAPGPTLSQRDARIRHDGVPADRTVAGIDDKEMK is encoded by the coding sequence GTGGCCGAGTTAGCAGGTCCCGAACACCGGCGACGCCGCCGCGGCTTCCGGATGACCGCCAAATATCAGGTCAGCGGTCTGCGCTTCCTCTACCGGCGGATGGCGCACGCCCTGGTCCGTCGCGACACCCGGATGATCGATGATCCCCAACGAGCCCAGGCCGCCCCGCTGATCCTGGGTTTGCTGCTGGCGCTCATCATGGCCGTCGGCACCGTCGTTTGGGGTCTGTTCTCCCCGGCCGGCCTGGTGAGCAACGCGCGGATCGTGGTCGACAGGGACACCGGCGCCATGTACGTGCGCATCGGGCCCCGGCTCGATCCGGTCACCAACCTCACCTCCGCACGGCTCATCCTGGGCTCTCCTGACAACCCCGTGCGGGCCAGCGCGGCCGAAATCGCCAAATACCCACACGGCTCGCTGGTGGGCATCGTCGGAGCCCCCACAGACATCCGCGACAGCACCGATCCATCGTCGATCTGGACGGTATGTGACACCACCATGACCGGCGCCGCGGTCCCGCTGGACCCGGTATCCGGACTGCCGACGACCGCGATGTCACCGGTGACCACTACCGTGATCGGCGGAAAACTGACCAAAACCAATGACATCACCAAGCTTTCGCACAACCAGGCCCGCTTGGTCAGCTATGACAAACGGACCTGGCTGATCTATGCGCGCCCGGACGGCGAAGTGGTCCGATCCACGGTGGAGCTCACCAACTCGGTTATTGCCGACGCACTTGGGCTGCGGGCATCCGATCTGATCCTGCCGATCTCGCAGGGCCTGTTCAACGCGATCCCGGCCGAGCCGCCGTTGGTGGCGCCGCCGATCGCCGAAGTGGGCGCCCCGCCGAAATTCGCGCTCAACCGGCCGTTAACGGTGGGGACCATCCTGAATGTGCGTGAACTGTCCGGGGCCACCAGGTATTACGTCGCACTGGCCGATGGCGTGCAGGAAGTCGGGCTGGTGCCCGCAACCATGATCCGCGCCGCCAACACCCAGGTAGGCACCAAGCCTGTTGAAATCGGACCCGATGAGCTGGCGTCGCTGCCCAAATCCCATCAACTGGAGGTCTCGTATTATCCGGCGGCGCAAGTGCAATTGGTATCGGCCGCCCACGAACCGGTGACCTGCTGGTCGTGGTCGCGTGTGGGCGAAGAACCGACCGCGCGCACAGAGGTCATGGTCGGTCGGACGCTGCCATTGACCGACAAACAAAATGCGGCGCTAACGACGCTGGTGTCGGCGCCAACGTCAAAAGGGATGACCGCCGACCGCGTCTACATGCCCTCGGGTGGCGGACGATTCGTTCAGATCACCGGCGCAGCAACCGATTCCAAGAACCGGGAAAGCTACTTCTGGATCGCCGATAACGGTGTGCGGTTCGGGTTGGACACCACCGACTCCAAGAGCGGGGACACGACGCTGTCGGCGTTGAATCTGCGCCACCCCGTACCAGCGCCCTGGGTGGTGGTGTCGCTGTTTGCCCCGGGACCGACACTGTCACAACGCGATGCGCGGATCCGCCATGACGGCGTGCCCGCCGATCGCACCGTCGCCGGCATCGACGACAAGGAGATGAAGTAA